One Aspergillus oryzae RIB40 DNA, chromosome 2 genomic window carries:
- a CDS encoding uncharacterized protein (predicted protein) has protein sequence MNTSLDSSTALGFYITLTVVTISVAYVSILALCRLFLSPIAVFPGPPLARLTYLTQWYYDWVKDGQYYLQIEEMHKKYGPIVRVTPGELHIRDSNFHSKLYVTGAVRKSDSYHRFTQGTGFEDITFPLLSHDRHRALRGQVSRLFTRAGVRQHESRIVARIHVLSQRMCGFMSNGKPVNLHDAFSSLAAGMYNAISVIFHEEPTDYLGDPEFNTAWYNTLKMGTATIPLLTQLPWLARVISAPVARYILERATPWRIFDDKSRRQMLKSKSRPTIASSDRSNATVFDNLFKDNLFYTMNEQTFTRSAQVYLADKISCL, from the exons ATGAACACTTCGTTGGACAGCTCTACCGCACTCGGTTTTTACATCACGCTCACTGTTGTGACTATATCTGTAGCATATGTTTCCATCCTGGCATTGTGCCGTCTTTTCTTGAGTCCAATTGCTGTCTTTCCCGGTCCACCTCTCGCCCGATTGACATACCTAACCCAGTGGTACTATGATTGGGTCAAAGATGGTCAATATTATCTTCAAATCGAGGAAATGCATAAGAAATATG GACCCATTGTGCGGGTAACTCCGGGTGAACTGCATATAAGAGATTCGAATTTTCACAGCAAGCTCTACGTGACCGGAGCTGTGAGAAAATCCGATTCATACCATCGATTTACTCAAGGCACTGGATTTGAAG ATATTactttccccctcctctcccatgaCAGACATCGAGCTTTGCGTGGGCAGGTTAGTCGTCTCTTCACAAGAGCGGGTGTTCGCCAACATGAATCCCGGATTGTGGCACGTATACACGTGCTATCGCAGAGGATGTGTGGGTTTATGAGCAACGGAAAGCCCGTCAACCTTCATGATGCCTTCAGTTCCCTTGCAGCTGGCATGTATA ATGCGATATCGGTTATATTCCACGAAGAGCCAACGGACTACCTCGGGGACCCGGAATTCAATACCGCTTG GTATAACACCTTGAAGATGGGTACAGCAACAATCCCTTTATTAACCCAATTGCCCTGGCTTGCAAG GGTCATCAGTGCCCCCGTGGCTAGATACATCCTGGAACGAGCAACTCCCTGGAGAATCTTTGATGAT AAATCCCGCCGGCAGATGCTCAAGTCGAAGTCACGGCCCACAATTGCGTCCAGCGACCGGTCCAATGCCACTGTATTCGATAACCTCTTCAAGGATAACTTGTTCTATACCATGAATGAACAAACATTTACTCGTTCTGCGCAGGTATATCTAGCTGACAAGATATCATGTTTATGA
- a CDS encoding MFS transporter (synaptic vesicle transporter SVOP and related transporters (major facilitator superfamily)), whose product MADDESTIKREDRTTNDITEDGLVTWDGPNDPENPKNWATHRKWLAVISISGFVLMSPLPTTIVAPALDIITEELNITATVLKPMILSIFLLGYAIGPMFISPLSEIWGRTVVLQTFNFLFLVFNSACGVARTIEQLLVFRFFAGLFGSCTVGIGAGTLGDLFNASERGKAMAIYSIFPLVGQVLGPIAGGFLSERVSWRWAFYVTSIVDGCVQLFGLFFLDESYTPVLLRRKRDRLTKAGATGLYTEHDFPNSSKLDMMRTTMIRPIKLLTTQPIIQVMAIYQGYLYGNIYILYASIAVLWTSRYHERLDIASLHYLALGLGTVFAAEVATHINDRIFRILAKRNNGNGLPEFRIPIMIPATVILAIGLFWYGWSAEARLFWLMPDIGIALFAAAAYICTVSNNIYVVDTYGRYSASALAATSMLRCLAGFVFPLFSPYAYERLGYGWTSSILGIVVVYERSKLDSLRN is encoded by the exons ATGGCCGACGACGAAAGCACCATAAAACGAGAGGATCGTACGACAAACGACATCACCGAAGATGGACTT GTCACCTGGGACGGACCCAACGATCCAGAAAACCCGAAGAATTGGGCTACCCATCGAAAATGGCTGGCAGTTATCTCAATTTCAGGCTTTGTCCTAATGAGCCCGCTTCCAACCACTATTGTCGCTCCTGCTTTAGACATTATTACGGAAGAGCTCAATATCACAGCTACTGTTCTGAAACCTATGATTCTGTCAATCTTCCTACTGGGATACGCTATTGGGCCCATGTTCATTAGTCCTTTGTCGGAGATTTGGGGCCGAACAGTGGTGCTGCAGACTTTCAACTTCCTGTTTCTGGTCTTCAACTCGGCGTGCGGTGTGGCGAGGACTATTGAGCAACTACTTGTTTTTAGGTTCTTTGCTGGCTTGTTTGGGAGTTGTACTGTTGGT ATTGGAGCTGGAACTCTCGGAGACTTGTTCAATGCCAGTGAGCGTGGTAAGGCCATGGCAATCTACAGTATATTCCCTCTCGTCGGCCAAGTCCTGGGTCCCATTGCGGGAGGTTTTCTATCTGAGCGCGTTTCCTGGCGTTGGGCATTTTACGTGACCTCTATAGTAGACGGCTGTGTTCAACTCTtcggtcttttctttctcgacGAGTCATACACGCCGGTTCTGCTACGCAGGAAAAGAGATCGACTCACAAAAGCTGGAGCCACAGGTCTTTATACCGAACATGACTTTCCAAACAGTTCCAAACTTGATATGATGCGAACAACTATGATCCGTCCGATTAAACTCCTCACAACGCAGCCTATAATACAGGTCATGGCAATATACCAGGGCTACCTCTACGGTAACATCTACATTCTCTACGCCTCCATCGCAGTTCTTTGGACAAGTCGCTACCACGAGCGACTAGACATAGCCTCCCTTCACTACCTCGCACTGGGCCTCGGAACCGTCTTTGCAGCAGAAGTAGCAACACACATCAACGACCGCATATTCCGTATTCTGGCAAAACGAAACAATGGAAATGGTTTGCCTGAGTTCCGCATACCTATTATGATACCTGCTACTGTTATCCTGGCTATCGGTCTGTTCTGGTACGGCTGGAGCGCTGAAGCTCGCCTCTTTTGGCTCATGCCTGACATCGGCATTGCACTGTTCGCGGCTGCCGCCTATATTTGCACTGTCTCAAACAACATCTATGTTGTCGATACGTATGGACGGTACTCGGCTAGTGCTCTTGCTGCGACCTCGATGCTTAGATGCTTGGCCGGATTTGTATTTCCGTTGTTTTCGCCTTATGC ATATGAGCGGTTAGGATATGGTTGGACATCCAGCATACTGG GAATTGTGGTTGTGTACGAGCGTTCTAAACTCGATTCGTTGCGCAACTAA
- a CDS encoding CCR4-NOT core subunit CDC39 (negative regulator of transcription), translating into MEVFSKYFRRLLTGNAPQIFPGVNKSVENAGNYPLLVQEMQKVSQDIEQAQKIAETVDTSEGDIFRDFDLSTFLDHFKLDPILKVSLALAFKMANKSDLRAKADAILSNSIPPFLQSLATPSEITKDYKNACIGMTIERFILYPPRNFTDEVKAKLVYAANLRYTRLGVEMPFEIASALQMFNFINPRYTLVRQLHSKGPKATSNPDAVTEAINSAGSECWNEEHLASALLFLVLSQYWQEFSLETFLAAVKSHYGEKQISWPLIFRNFDREGLRLDAKQFAKLYSALLAAASEDPTLDVQKLWGGDWEHRDTQLSFLTAFLVSRTDVSQIPNLRATFPPDFFADGPELVRLQGERAAKSPLRSLDAMRALFDLSLFSQASWAVAESQLLIKAIVQYDLPVFLCSALTLPQPWTTVQQSFVLRTLVVFILKQEEGYQLALHGAWRQDKQWVAEQLFTTFTQDPTSTAAIYEHAVEYNWLDFLLGYTNGLAMDLACYAHRKGPFDLEQWVRNAAQKGPMDMGSLLSKFLRIKAEDELHVQRKEQPAPQMVSLSVKTVYTLLSVLEEYVGDRENLTPVQRICIQTYPRLINYGEGFDDIIDANGENGNSLPETVDKQMQELFGKMYHEELSLREILELMRRYKSSREPAEQDLFACMVHGLIDEYHCYHEYPLEALTKTAVMFGGIINFRLVDGITLKVGLGMILEAVREHDMHDPMYKFGVEAIEQLINRLPEWAGFCHLLLQIPTLQGSPIFQKAEEVLREQGSQARDSDTGRLDNASAGSITNGNVVDETTAADGTSRKFISVHVDPPLRPEVYNDPDEDVQDKILFVLNNVSEQNIEEKLQDLTDVLRDQHHQWFASYLVEERAKLQPNFQQLYLDLLDRINDRVLWAEVLRETYVSVSKLLNSEATLNNSTDRGHLKNLGLWLGSLTIAKDKPIKHKNVYFKGLLLEGYDSQRLTIVIPFTCKVLVQATKSTVFNPPNPWLMDILALLMELYHFAELKLNLKFEIEVLCKDLDLDHKAIEPSVIIRDRSAHIEDALSTANIPEGLEAFEDMALSSINQGIRHERLSPAAIMSTLPSLDKILVLPSSASSMVDPNVLRQIVHSSVERAIAEIITPVVERSVTIASISTVQLVSKDFAMEPDEEKVRHAAGIMVRQLAGSLALVTCKEPLKVSMTNYIRMIQQEYSDQPMPEGLILMCVNDNLDAACGIVEKAAEEKSLPEIEKVIEPQLEARRRHRAARPNEPFIDPSMNRWGLFIPEPYRQAPGGLNKEQLAIYEEFARQSRGPGTAHIPNVSTDSARIQDVLQDPYTAIPNLSTPAEQPAVPHRTPQAQQDARLQQSGLVSAQSQLNGFLEAQSPREKVESIVSDLQQAARNASEERVRDLGRDSGVLQEYNQALRAILASPNGEELARLTSLKICTSLFSQTQGTLEIEVLVHLLAKLCDMSSLVARYTWAVLSEVDDEHMFNVPVTVALIDAGLLDIRRVDMILTRLILQKNTSALDVLANLMDRVLFSEEPSALRSDFSGSLEAMSQWLAEDSGLSTASDIINKLRESGIPEVVNPLLSDKARSKRDQMEYIFSEWIGIYKAPGAIDRTYYSFLKDIHERQVMDNQEDSALFFRLSIDISVAMFEHESQNPNGSLDEAYLYIDALAKLVVLLVKFQGETPGATKTSKSVYFNSILSLLVLVLNHHHVMRGEAFNQRVFFRLFSSILCEYSLNGLQQSEQHQEMMFALANIFLSLQPKYCPAFVYGWLALVSHRFFMSGMLNMPERTGWGPYCEIMQALLAYIGEQLKPANISYVIKDMYKGVLRILLILHHDFPEFVAENHFQFCNVIPAHCAQLRNLVLSAYPSSFHKLPDPFREGLKVERLEEMREAPKIAGDTAAPLQQANIKSVVDSSLQGGNASEAALQQICEAVYNPTTKETGLFYTPINVNVVLLNALVLYIGQSAGSANAPKGNTRAAFDNFPHSALLERLAKALRPEARYYLLSAMANQLRYPNSHTYFFSFAILRLFGSDYSEQDESDIRQQIIRVLLERLIVHRPHPWGLIITLQELLQNRSYTFFRLPFIQAAPEIGRLFDALLQHIQQQSPRALA; encoded by the exons ATGGAGGTCTTTTCCAAATATTTCAGGCGCCTTCTCACAGGCAACGCCCCTCAGATCTTTCCCGGTGTGAATAAGTCTGTGGAAAATGCCGGGAACTATCCTCTCCTGGTACAAGAGATGCAAAAGGTATCTCAAGACATCGAACAGGCCCAGAAAATCGCGGAGACGGTAGATACTTCCGAGGGCGATATTTTCCGAGATTTCGACCTTTCGACTTTTCTGGATCATTTCAAGCTTGATCCTATCTTGAAGGTTTCACTTGCGCTGGCTTTCAAGATGGCTAACAAGTCGGACTTGCGCGCAAAGG CTGATGCAATCCTCTCCAACTCGATACCTCCATTCCTCCAAAGCCTCGCCACCCCGTCGGAGATAACCAAGGACTATAAGAATGCTTGTATCGGAATGACGATTGAGCGCTTCATCCTGTACCCACCGCGCAATTTCACAGACGAAGTGAAGGCTAAGCTCGTATATGCGGCCAATCTACGCTATACGAGACTGGGCGTGGAGATGCCTTTTGAGATTGCATCTGCCCTGCAAATGTTCAATTTCATCAACCCGAGATATACCCTAGTCCGTCAACTGCACTCAAAGGGGCCGAAAGCAACTTCAAACCCAGACGCTGTGACTGAAGCCATCAATTCAGCTGGCTCCGAATGCTGGAATGAGGAACATCTTGCTAGTGCACTGTTATTCTTGGTTCTGTCTCAATATTGGCAGGAATTTTCCCTGGAAACATTCCTTGCAGCTGTCAAGTCACATTACGGTGAAAAACAAATAAGCTGGCCTCTGATTTTCCGAAATTTTGATCGGGAGGGCTTGAGGCTAGATGCAAAACAATTCGCCAAGCTATATTCGGCTCTCTTAGCAGCTGCTTCCGAAGACCCAACCTTGGATGTTCAGAAACTTTGGGGCGGTGATTGGGAACATCGTGACACTCAGCTGTCCTTTCTCAcagctttccttgtctctcgAACAGATGTGTCGCAGATCCCCAACCTTCGCGCTACTTTCCCTCCAGACTTTTTTGCGGATGGCCCCGAGCTTGTTCGTTTACAAGGAGAACGTGCAGCAAAATCACCCCTACGGTCTTTGGATGCCATGAGAGCTTTGTTCGACCTCTCCTTGTTCTCTCAGGCCTCCTGGGCGGTCGCCGAGAGCCAACTGCTCATCAAAGCCATCGTTCAATATGACCTCCCTGTGTTCCTATGCTCGGCGCTGACCCTTCCACAGCCGTGGACGACCGTTCAGCAAAGCTTCGTCCTCCGGACACTAGTCGTTTTTATACTAAAGCAAGAGGAAGGATACCAGTTAGCCCTGCATGGAGCGTGGCGTCAAGATAAGCAATGGGTGGCGGAGCAACTTTTCACTACGTTCACACAAGATCCGACTTCTACTGCTGCCATATACGAGCATGCTGTCGAATACAATTGGCTGGATTTCCTACTAGGATACACAAATGGCCTCGCTATGGATCTTGCTTGTTACGCTCACCGTAAGGGACCTTTCGATCTGGAACAATGGGTGCGCAATGCTGCTCAAAAGGGTCCCATGGATATGGGCAGCTTATTATCCAAGTTTCTGAGAATCAAAGCGGAGGATGAGCTTCATGTCCAAAGGAAAGAGCAACCCGCGCCTCAAATGGTCAGCCTTTCTGTGAAGACCGTCTATACCTTGCTGTCAGTCTTGGAGGAATACGTCGGTGATCGTGAGAACCTCACACCGGTGCAACGGATCTGTATCCAGACGTATCCTAGGTTGATCAACTACGGAGAAGGTTTTGATGATATTATCGATGCCAACGGTGAAAACGGAAACTCTTTGCCTGAGACCGTTGACAAGCAAATGCAGGAGTTGTTCGGCAAGATGTATCATGAAGAGCTGTCCCTGAGAGAAATTCTCGAGTTGATGAGACGATATAAGTCCTCGCGCGAACCCGCTGAGCAAGATTTGTTCGCTTGTATGGTCCACGGACTCATCGATGAGTATCATTGCTACCATGAGTATCCACTGGAAGCTCTCACAAAGACAGCTGTCATGTTTGGTGGTATCATTAACTTCCGACTTGTTGATGGTATCACCTTGAAGGTCGGTTTGGGCATGATTCTGGAAGCGGTGCGCGAACATGACATGCACGACCCGATGTACAAATTTGGAGTTGAAGCTATCGAGCAGTTGATCAACCGCCTTCCAGAATGGGCTGGCTTCTGTCATCTGTTATTGCAGATTCCGACTTTGCAAGGCTCTCCAATCTTTCAAAAAGCCGAAGAGGTGCTTCGCGAACAAGGAAGCCAGGCCCGCGACTCCGATACTGGCAGACTCGACAATGCTTCCGCTGGATCTATAACTAATGGTAATGTTGTAGATGAGACTACTGCCGCTGATGGGACAAGTCGCAAATTCATTTCTGTACATGTTGATCCCCCTCTCCGACCTGAAGTCTACAACGACCCCGACGAGGATGTTCAGGACAAGATTCTATTTGTACTGAACAACGTCTCGGAGCAGAATATCGAGGAGAAGCTACAAGATCTCACCGATGTTCTTCGggatcaacaccaccaatggTTTGCTTCGTATTTGGTAGAAGAACGGGCCAAACTGCAGCCTAATTTCCAGCAGTTGtatcttgatctccttgatCGCATTAATGATAGGGTGCTTTGGGCGGAAGTTCTGCGAGAAACATACGTCAGCGTTTCTAAGCTGCTGAATTCCGAGGCCACTTTGAATAATTCCACCGACCGTGGACACTTGAAGAACCTTGGGTTATGGCTTGGATCCTTGACTATCGCAAAGGATAAGCCAATCAAGCACAAAAATGTTTACTTTAAGGGGCTTCTCTTGGAAGGTTATGACAGCCAACGCCTGACGATCGTGATTCCGTTCACTTGCAAGGTGTTGGTCCAGGCTACCAAGTCTACAGTCTTCAATCCGCCAAACCCTTGGCTCATGGATATCCTGGCACTTTTGATGGAGCTTTATCACTTTGCAGAATTGAAACTGAATCTCAAGTTTGAAATCGAGGTTCTATGCAAGGACCTTGATCTTGATCACAAAGCAATTGAGCCGTCCGTCATCATTCGGGACCGTTCAGCGCACATTGAGGATGCGTTGTCGACAGCCAACATTCCTGAAGGTCTCGAAGCGTTTGAAGACATGGCACTTAGCAGCATCAACCAAGGCATTCGTCACGAAAGGCTATCACCCGCCGCTATTATGTCGACACTGCCAAGCTTAGATAAGATCCTTGTCCTGCCGTCGTCCGCAAGCAGCATGGTTGACCCCAACGTCCTTCGGCAAATTGTACACAGTTCTGTGGAACGTGCTATTGCAGAGATTATTACGCCTGTGGTAGAACGGTCAGTAACAATTGCCTCCATATCGACAGTTCAATTGGTGTCAAAGGATTTCGCTATGGAGCCCGACGAGGAGAAGGTCCGACATGCGGCTGGCATAATGGTTAGGCAACTTGCTGGTAGCCTGGCCCTTGTCACTTGCAAAGAGCCTCTGAAGGTCAGCATGACCAACTATATCCGTATGATCCAGCAGGAGTATTCGGACCAGCCTATGCCTGAGGGGCTTATACTAATGTGTGTTAATGATAACTTGGATGCCGCCTGCGGCATTGTGGAGAaggcagcagaagaaaagtCGCTTCCAGAAATCGAAAAGGTCATTGAGCCGCAGTTGGAAGCCCGTCGCCGTCATCGTGCGGCCCGGCCTAATGAACCATTCATTGATCCATCTATGAATCGCTGGGGGCTTTTCATTCCCGAGCCTTATCGGCAGGCACCTGGTGGACTCAACAAAGAGCAGCTGGCTATCTATGAAGAGTTCGCCCGCCAGTCTCGGGGCCCTGGAACAGCTCATATCCCCAATGTTTCGACAGACTCTGCCCGCATTCAAGATGTTCTACAGGATCCTTATACCGCCATACCGAACCTTTCCACACCTGCAGAGCAGCCTGCTGTTCCTCACAGGACACCACAGGCGCAACAGGATGCCAGATTGCAGCAGTCTGGGCTCGTAAGTGCACAGTCGCAGCTCAATGGTTTCCTTGAAGCACAGAGTCCACGCGAGAAGGTTGAGAGCATCGTTTCCGATCTTCAACAAGCTGCAAGAAATGCGTCTGAGGAACGTGTTAGAGACCTCGGAAGAGACAGCGGCGTCCTACAAGAGTACAACCAAGCCTTGCGGGCTATTCTCGCATCTCCCAACGGTGAGGAACTGGCGCGGTTGACGTCGCTCAAGATCTGCACAAGTCTATTCTCGCAAACTCAAGGCACATTAGAGATTGAAGTACTCGTACATCTTCTTGCCAAGTTGTGTGATATGTCGTCTCTAGTAGCACGATACACCTGGGCGGTCCTATCGGAAGTTGATGATGAGCACATGTTCAATGTCCCAGTTACAGTCGCTCTCATTGATGCTGGACTTCTGGATATTCGTCGCGTCGATATGATATTGACAAGGCTTATTCTTCAGAAGAATACTAGTGCTCTAGATGTCCTTGCCAATTTGATGGACCGTGTTCTTTTCAGCGAAGAGCCTTCCGCCTTGAGGTCTGACTTCTCAGGCAGTCTTGAAGCTATGAGCCAGTGGCTTGCAGAAGACTCCGGTCTTTCAACTGCCAGTGACATTATCAACAAACTGCGCGAGTCTGGGATTCCCGAAGTTGTTAACCCTCTACTCAGCGATAAGGCGAGATCGAAGCGTGATCAAATGGAATACATCTTCAGCGAATGGATCGGAATTTACAAGGCTCCAGGCGCCATTGATCGCACCtattattctttcctcaAAGATATCCATGAGAGACAAGTCATGGACAACCAAGAAGATTCCGCCTTATTCTTCCGTCTTAGCATCGATATTTCCGTTGCAATGTTTGAGCATGAGTCTCAAAATCCTAATGGCAGCCTTGATGAGGCCTACCTCTATATCGATGCCCTCGCAAAACTGGTTGTACTTCTTGTGAAATTCCAGGGTGAGACGCCAGGAGCTACTAAGACTAGCAAGTCAGTCTACTTCAATTCGATCCTGTCATTGCTGGTGCTCGTCCTCAACCACCATCATGTTATGAGGGGGGAAGCTTTCAACCAGCGCGTCTTCTTCAGGCTCTTCTCGAGTATCCTTTGCGAATATTCCTTGAACGGCCTTCAACAGAGCGAACAACATCAAGAGATGATGTTCGCCTTGGCTAACATATTCTTGTCACTCCAACCCAAGTACTGCCCCGCGTTTGTTTACGGATGGCTAGCGTTGGTCTCGCACAGGTTCTTCATGTCAGGTATGTTGAACATGCCAGAGCGTACAGGCTGGGGCCCTTACTGTGAGATCATGCAAGCTCTTCTTGCCTATATCGGCGAGCAACTCAAGCCTGCAAATATCTCCTATGTTATCAAAGACATGTATAAGGGCGTGCTTCGCATCCTATTGATCCTGCATCATGACTTCCCCGAGTTTGTGGCGGAAAACCATTTCCAGTTCTGCAATGTTATCCCCGCACACTGCGCTCAGCTTCGAAACCTTGTCCTGAGCGCCTATCCGTCATCCTTCCACAAACTCCCAGATCCGTTTAGAGAGGGTCTGAAGGTGGAAcggctggaggagatgcggGAAGCACCAAAGATCGCTGGTGACACGGCAGCGCCACTCCAGCAGGCCAACATCAAGAGTGTGGTTGACTCGTCGCTTCAGGGCGGAAATGCGTCGGAAGCGGCTTTGCAGCAGATTTGCGAAGCCGTGTACAACCCGACTACCAAAGAGACCGGTCTCTTCTACACGCCAATCAACGTCAACGTCGTGCTTCTGAACGCATTAGTGCTCTACATCGGGCAGAGCGCTGGCTCTGCCAATGCACCTAAGGGCAACACTCGTGCAGCATTTGACAATTTTCCTCATTCAGCCCTTCTTGAGAGATTAGCGAAAGCCTTGCGGCCTGAGGCGCGCTATTACCTTCTGAGCGCGATGGCGAACCAGCTTCGGTATCCTAACAGTCACACCTACTTCTTCAGTTTCGCGATTCTCCGTTTGTTCGGTTCCGACTACTCGGAACAGGATGAGTCCGACATTCGCCAGCAGATTATTCGGGTGCTACTTGAGCGACTTATTgttcatcgtcctcatccttgGGGGCTGATTATAACTCTGCAGGAACTGCTTCAGAATCGAAGCTACACCTTTTTCCGTCTTCCCTTTATCCAGGCGGCGCCTGAG ATCGGACGTTTATTCGATGCACTCCTGCAGCACATTCAACAGCAAAGCCCTAGAGCGTTGGCCTAG
- a CDS encoding fungal specific transcription factor domain-containing protein (predicted protein), with protein MTRPRGGRNPVPQSARLSLSSSSSLDNVQHSPRANISSSSAPRTTPSAEIEFFGSTAFPAIINDDQDIVDSFAGQFRNQSILQIGNANHNQEQIPEKQILEGMAVLNLLVNFPAFTNCIYRYLELSYTCMVPDPFIKACVLSIQETINGLKGSRLRQLALDLFVNTSKPLNLFTPVPAKDYHTLFTGSNLRWEIVGFVLAILGVSLKYDINKQNEPPRSLPAQKPGFIHQIAEAVEYCTSVCYRYTCVNHQALWLLYGDACLKNLVYGDMSFQFWRCMGDLSSMFYALGLHHQNSTFEEIHPFYQLEMRRRYAAQIYSMDKTISTILGRPPRISGSHCTNVMPADIDDGVLLLEGDELHSSLHNVDANGWNLDQQFRGATWRRMKLLVSQFREEVLGVCLRTHFTNDSEILTQDILTRHEFVWDQIPEELKYNELTGSQHIPPPQRYVVMTTYMDQQYNCFLLHRKLVNETQWTREPLYKASRSLLNTSLQVVSLSDQVFNMQRDISWSAPVSWQSIYSKTYIVHSTLQTQGST; from the exons ATGACAAGACCGCGTGGCGGCCGAAACCCTGTGCCGCAGTCCGCAAGGCTGTCcttgtcttcatcgtcctcaCTTGATAATGTGCAACATTCGCCAAGAGCGAacatatcctcatcatcggcACCTAGAACTACTCCTTCCGCTGAGATTGAATTCTTTGGCTCGACAGCCTTTCCAGCTATCATCAATGATGACCAGGACATTGTTGATTCATTTGCGGGGCAATTTCGCAATCAGTCAATATTACAGATTGGTAATGCAAACCACAATCAAGAGCAAATCCCGGAAAAACAAATCCTAGAGGGCATGGCTGTATTGAACTTACTGGTCAACTTTCCAGCTTTCACAAATTGTATCTACAGGTACCTTGAGCTCTCCTATACATGCATGGTACCGGATCCATTTATTAAAGCTTGCGTCCTATCGATACAAGAAACTATTAACGGGCTAAAAGGCAGTCGCCTACGACAACTTGCTCTAGATCTGTTTGTAAACACTTCCAAGCCTTTAAATCTGTTTACGCCTGTTCCAGCCAAGGACTACCATACTTTGTTCACTGGATCCAATCTCAGGTGGGAGATTGTTGGTTTTGTCCTTGCTATTCTTGGAGTATCTCTCAAGTACGATATCAATAAGCAAAACGAGCCACCAAGATCGCTTCCCGCCCAGAAACCCGGTTTCATCCATCAGATCGCTGAAGCAGTGGAATATTGTACCTCTGTCTGTTATAGGTACACCTGTGTTAACCATCAGGCTTTATGGCTGCTCTATGGAGATGCCTGCCTGAAGAATCTGGTGTACGGCGATATGA GTTTCCAATTCTGGCGCTGTATGGGCGATCTCTCGAGTATGTTCTACGCCCTTGGACTTCACCACCAGAACTCCACATTTGAGGAAATACATCCATTCTACCAACTTGAGATGCGAAGGAGATATGCCGCCCAAATATATTCAATGGATAAAACTATTAGCACTATTCTTGGCCGGCCGCCAAGAATCTCGGGCTCACACTGTACCAATGTCATGCCCGCTGATATCGACGATGGAGTTTTATTGTTAGAGGGTGACGAGCTGCATAGCTCATTGCACAATGTCGATGCGAATGGTTGGAATCTAGATCAACAATTTCGCGGCGCAACCTGGAGACGGATGAAGCTGCTAGTTAGTCAATTTCGAGAGGAGGTACTTGGGGTTTGTCTTCGAACACATTTCACCAATGATAGTGAGATATTAACTCA GGATATATTAACCAGACACGAGTTTGTTTGGGATCAGATTCCGGAAGAGTTAAAGTACAACGAGCTCACTGGATCTCAACacattcctcctccacaacgATATGTTGTGATGACAACTTATATGGACCAACAGTACAACTGCTTCTTGTTACATCGAAAGCTTGTGAATGAGACTCAGTGGACGCGGGAACCTCTATACAAGGCCTCAAGGTCGCTGCTGAATACATCCTTACAGGTAGTATCGCTCTCTGATCAAGTCTTCAACATGCAGCGAGACATATCTTGGTCT GCGCCAGTATCTTGGCAGTCGATTTACTCAAAGACTTACATCGTACATTCGACACTCCAAACTCAGGGATCGACGTGA
- a CDS encoding uncharacterized protein (predicted protein) produces MTFPPPPPSSQSSIASGTDKSSTIRPGRSQQSAWGPSVSQSSVRRGLTPLATNNLASSSFPSASSRGPPQSSSPGPGGSTSSPLTSSFSAVLSSARGFPGSRNAPSPASTPSPFTSFQSGSQQHQQPGQSLSSPKFRAHTPSSGSHLASTAGSIAGGGGSGGGGGGTGSSRGATFSPLSSGTTVNSPTGFPSDKSGSAAAAHASQSSLTKISIAQVFLLLDSITEKEGREKWDTKAAQIHKVSQFHL; encoded by the coding sequence ATGaccttccctccccctcctccttcctcccaaTCGTCGATTGCTTCTGGCACCGATAAGTCTTCCACGATCAGACCTGGAAGGTCACAGCAATCTGCCTGGGGTCCATCCGTGTCCCAGTCCAGCGTTCGCCGTGGACTGACTCCGCTTGCGACCAACAATCTCGCATCGTCATCTTTCCCCTCAGCCTCTTCCCGAGGGCCACCTCAGTCCAGTAGTCCTGGTCCGGGCggttcaacttcatctcctttgacctcttccttctctgcGGTTCTGAGTTCCGCACGAGGCTTTCCAGGCAGCCGGAACGCACCCTCACCTGCCTCCACGCCGTCAcccttcacctccttccaaTCTGGCTCGCAACAACATCAGCAGCCCGGACAATCTCTCTCGTCTCCTAAGTTCAGAGCCCATACCCCGTCGTCTGGGTCACATCTGGCTTCCACAGCGGGCTCTATCGCGGGTGGTGGAGGCTCcgggggaggcggaggtgggaCGGGATCTTCCAGAGGCGCCACCTTCTCTCCGTTGTCATCTGGGACAACGGTAAACTCACCTACAGGGTTTCCTTCTGACAAATCGGGCTcggcagctgcagctcaCGCAAGTCAGTCTTCGCTAACAAAAATATCTATCGCTCAAGTGTTTCTTCTCCTAGATTCAATTACGGAGAAAGAAGGTCGAGAGAAGTGGGACACGAAAGCTGCTCAGATTCACAAAGTAAGCCAATTCCATCTGTAA